Part of the Cellulomonas hominis genome, CCGGGCCGTTCCGGCGGGCCGGGCCGGGTCGCGCCGAGGTACCGTGCCTCGACCCCGACACCGGAGCCCGCCATGTCCGCACCGTCCCCGGCGCCCCGGGACCTGCCCGTGGCGCGCCGGTCCGGGGACCCGACGCTCGGCCTGATCCGCCGCGTCCTGCTCGTCTGCCTGGCGGGCGGGGCGCTGGCGGTCGTCGCCGTCCTCGTCGTGCGCTGGGAGGACCCGCTGCTGCGCGGGGTGTCGCCGCTGCTGCTCGTCGTGCTGCTGCTGTTCGGCTGGGTGGTGCTGCGCCGGCCCCGGGCGACCGTGCCGGTGTCCCGGGTCGTGCTGACGGGCCTCGACCTGCTGTGGCTGGCGACGATGGCGAGCCGCCTGGTCACGGAGGCGGGCGGTGGCTGGGACGCGCTGTTCCCGACGACCTTCATGGGCCTGGCCCTGTTCGTCGTGATCGGGTACCTGGTGTACCCGACCCGGTTCGCCGTGCTGCACGCGGGGCTGCTCGTGCTCGCCGTCCTCGGCGTGGGGCTCGTGGCGCTCGCGGCCGGCCCCGACGACGGCGAGCGTGGCGCGCACGCCGTCGACCTGGGCCGGTACGCGGTGTACCTGGCGGTGCTCGCGGCGATGGTCTGGGTGCTGTCCCGGACCAAGGAGCACGCCACGCGGGCGTTCCTCGTCGCCGAGCACGCCAGCGCCGAGGCCGCGTCCATGCGGGAGATGGCCTACCGGGACGCGCTCACCGGGGCGGCGAACCGGCGCCGGCTCGAGGACGAGCTCGCGTACCAGGCGCGCGTCGTCGGGTCGGGCCTGGACGTCGCGCTGGTGTACCTGGACCTCGACCGGTTCAAGCTCGTCAACGACACCCTCGGGCACGCCGTGGGGGACCGGGTGCTGGTCACGGTCGCTCGGGCCCTCGAGCAGCAGGTGCGCTCGGGCGACCTCGTCGCGCGGCTCGGCGGCGAGGAGTTCGTGGTCGTCGCGCCGGGCATGGCGCTCGCGGACGCCCGGGAGATGGCCGAGCGGCTGCGCACCGCGCTCCCGCGCGCCGTGAGCCGGGCCGTGGACGTGCACGTCACCGCGAGCCTCGGCGTGACCGCGCTGCACGCCGACGAGGAGCCGGCCCGCGCCATCGAGCGGGTGGACGCGCTGATGTACCGGGCCAAGCGGGGCGGCCGCGACCGGGTCGAGGTCGGGGACGCCGACGACGCCGACGCCGCCACGGACCCGGCGGACGTCCAGCCGGCGTCCAGGTCGAGGGGGCAGGATGGGGGGTCGTCCACCCCGGGCGCACCCGCCGCCCGCGACGAGGAAGGTGCCGCATGGCCTACGTGATCGGCGTGCTCGTGCTCGTCGTGGGCATCCTGGTGTCCATCGCCCTGCACGAGGTCGGCCACATGGTGCCCGCCAAGCGGTTCGGCGTGCGCGTCAGCCAGTACATGGTGGGCTTCGGGCCGACCCTGTGGTCCCGCACCCGCGGCGAGACCGAGTACGGCGTCAAGGCGGTCCCGCTGGGCGGCTACGTCCGGCTGATCGGCATGTACCCGACCCCGGAGGCGGTGGGGAACCCGCCGGTGCGCGGCTTCTTCAGCCGCATGGCCGCCGACGCCCGCGAGGCCAGCGCCGAGGAGATCCGGCCGGGGGAGGACCACCGGGCGTTCTACCGGCTGTCCACCCCGAAGAAGCTCGTCGTCATGCTCGGCGGCCCGGTGATGAACCTGCTCATCGCCGTGGTGCTGCTCGCCGTGGTGCTCGTCGGGTTCGGCACCCAGGGCGCGAGCACCACGCTCGCGTCGGTCAGCCAGTGCGTGCTGCCCGCCGACTCGACGGCGACCGAGTGCTCCGCGGACGACCCCGCTGCCCCCGGTGCGGCCGCCGGCCTGCTGCCCGGCGACACGGTGGTCTCCTACGACGGCGTCGCGGTCGAGAGCTGGGACCAGCTCTCCGGGATGATCCGCGGCACGGGCGAGGAGGCCGTGCCGGTCGTGGTCGAGCGGGACGGGGAGCGCGTGACGCTGTCCGTGACCCCGGTGGTGGCCGACCGGCCCGTGGTCGGCGACGACGGCCAGGTCGTCCTCGACGACGACGGCGAGCCCGTCACCGCGAGCGTCGGGTTCCTCGGCGTCAGCCCCGCGACCGAGCTCCAGCGCCAGCCCGTCTCCGAGGTGGCGACCCTGACCGCGGACGCCGTGTGGCAGACCGGCAAGGCCGTCGTCACGCTGCCCGCCAACCTCGTGGGCATCGCCGAGAGCGCGTTCGGCGGCGCGGAGCGGGACGCCACCGGCGTCCTCGGCCCGGTCGGCATCGCCCGCCTCGCCGGCGAGGTCGCGTCCAGCGACGCCCCCGGGGTCGGCGTGACCGAGCGCGTGTCCGCGATGCTCAGCCTGCTCGCGTCGCTCAACATCGCGCTGTTCGTCTTCAACCTCATCCCGCTCGTGCCGCTGGACGGCGGGCACGTCGCCGCGGCCCTGTGGGAGGGCGCGAAGCGGACCGTCGCCCGGGTGCGCGACCTGCCCCGGCCGCGGCCCGCGGACGCCGCCCGGCTGCAGCCCGTGGCGCTCGCCGTGTTCGTGCTGCTCGGCGGCATGGGGCTGCTGCTCGCCTACGCCGACATCGTCAGCCCCGCGACGCTCGGCTGACCGCGGGTGGGGCCGGCGGGTGGGTCGCGGGGTGCACCGGCGCGGCGCGGTGGGATGATGACCCGGTGACGACCCCGATCAGCCTGGGCATGCCCGAGGCGCCCGCGCCGGTGCTGGCGCCGCGGCGGCCGACCCGGAAGATCCGCGTGGGGAAGGTCGAGGTCGGCGGCGACGCCCCGATCAGCGTCCAGTCCATGACGACGACGCTGACCGCCGACGTCAACGCCACCCTGCAGCAGATCGCCGAGCTCACCGCCGCGGGCTGCGACATCGTCCGGGTCGCGGTGCCCAGCCAGGACGACGCCGACGCGCTGCCGGCCATCGCGCGCAAGTCGCAGATCCCGGTCGTCGCGGACATCCACTTCCAGCCGCGGTACGTGTTCGCGGCGATCGACGCCGGCTGCGCGGCCGTCCGGGTCAACCCCGGCAACATCCGCAAGTTCGACGACCAGGTGCGCCAGATCGCCCGCGCCGCGCAGGACGCCGGCGTCTCGCTGCGCATCGGCGTCAACGCCGGGTCGCTCGACCCCCGGCTGCTGCAGAAGTACGGCAAGGCCACCCCGGAGGCGCTCGTCGAGTCCGCCGTGTGGGAGGCGTCGCTGTTCGAGGAGCACGACTTCCACGACTTCAAGATCTCCGTCAAGCACAACGACCCGGTCGTCATGGTCCGCGCGTACGAGCTGCTGTCCGAGGCCGGCGACTGGCCGCTGCACCTCGGGGTCACCGAGGCCGGCCCGGCGTTCCAGGGCACGATCAAGTCCGCGACCGCCTTCGGCGCCCTGCTCAGCAAGGGCATCGGCGACACCATCCGCGTCTCGCTGTCCGCGCCGCCGGTCGAGGAGGTCAAGGTCGGCACGCAGATCCTGCAGGCGCTCAACCTGCGGCCCCGCAAGCTCGAGATCGTGTCCTGCCCGTCGTGCGGCCGGGCGCAGGTGGACGTCTACACGCTCGCGGAGCGGGTCACCGCGGGGCTCGAGGGCCTGGAGGTGCCGCTGCGCGTCGCGGTCATGGGCTGCGTCGTCAACGGGCCGGGCGAGGCGCGCGAGGCCGACCTCGGCGTCGCGTCCGGCAACGGCAAGGGCCAGATCTTCGTCCGCGGCCAGGTGGTCCGCACCGTCCCGGAGTCCGCGATCGTCGAGACGCTGATCGACGAGGCCCTGCGGATCGCGGACGGGATGGACCCCGTCGCCGGCGGCGGGCCCGTCGTCACGGTGGGCTGAGGCCGTGCACGGCGCGCGCGAGGACGTGGCGGCCGGGTCGCCGGTCGCCGGGCCGGGCACCGCGCGCGTGCTGGGGGACCTCGACCTGCCGGACGCCCTCGCCGTCTGCGCGCAGGACCCCGTCGCGGCGGTGCTCGCCACGACGCGGCTCGAGCAGGCCGACCGGCACGGGCTGCGGCGCGTCGGCGGCCAGGTGTGGGGCTACGAGGTCGGCGGACGCCTCGCGGCCGTGTGCTGGGCCGGCGCCAACGTCGTGCCCGTCGTGCCCGACCCCGCCGTGCGACCCGCCGCGCTCGACTCCTTCGCGGCGTTCGGCCGGGCGCAGGGCCGGCGCTGCTCCTCGATCGTCGGCGACGCGGACGCGGTGCTCGGGCTGTGGGACCGCCTCGCGCCGTCCTGGGGGCCGGTGCGCGAGGTCCGGGGTGACCAGCCGTCGATGGTCATCGACCACCCGCCCGTCCTCGCCCCCGACCCGCTCGTCCGGCGGTCCGCGCCCGACGAGTACGGCATCGTGCTGCCCGCCTGCATCCGGATGTTCACCGAGGAGGTCGGCTACTCGCCGGTCGTCGGCACCGGCGGTGCCTACGAGGCCCGCGTCCGCTCGCTCATCCGGGACGGCCGGTCGTACGTGCGCGTCGAGCAGGTCGCCGGCTCGCCGCAGGTGGTGTTCAAGGCCGAGCTCGGCGCGGTCGCCGGCGGGGTCGCGCAGGTGCAGGGCGTGTGGGTCGACCCGGGCAGGCGCGGCGAGCGGCTGTCCGAGGGCGGCATGGCCGCCGTCGTGGCGCTCACCCGGCGGGACGTGGCGCCCACCGTGTCGCTGTACGCGAACCACTACAACGAGCGGGCGCTGGCGGCCTACCGCGCCGTCGGGTTCCGGCAGGTCGGGACGTACGCGACGGTGCTGTTCTAGCCACGGGACCCGGCCCGGCCCCCGGCGGCCGGTCCCGGTCCCCGGGTGCCCGGCGGGTAGCCGTCCGGCACGGGGCCGACGGCGGCCACGTCGGCGTCCATCCGGACCGTCCCGGGGATGCCCAGGTCGTGCCGCATCGTCACGATCGCATCGTGCTGGAGCCGAGGGACGTACCGCCACTCGCGCCGGAACTCGTCCAGGGTCGGCAGGTCGTCCCGGATCGCGGTGAGCGCGCGGCCGACGCGATCGACGGCTTCCTGCACCGGCAGCGGCGCGCAGAACTGGATCGCCGTGACGGCGTCCACGCGGCGGTTGAGCGCCACCACGCGGGTCTCGATCGCCGACGCCAGGTCGCCCCCGTGCCCGAGGTACGCCAGCTGGCGCCGCTGGATCGCGTCCATCTCGGCGTCGGCGGCGATCGTGAACGCCAGGTACGCCTGGCGACGGCGCTCGCGGTCGGCGGCGACGCGCTCGCGCCGCGTGCCGAGGGAAGCGCCGACGATCTGGGCGAGCCCGGCGAGCAGGGCGCCGACGACGACGCCGACGAGCGGGCCCCAGGTGCCGAACCACTCGCCCGCTCCTGGGTCCGCGGCTGCTCGGACCACGTCCGGCGGCGCCAGCATGTGCCGAAGCTATCCCACGCCGGCGCAGGGACCTCCCCGGTGGGGGCCACCGCCGTCCGCGCGGAGGACGGGCCCGGACTCGCGAGGTCGCGGACCGGGGAACGTCCCGCCGTGCGTCACAGGAACATCGGGGTGATCTCCTCGTAGTCCCGCACCGTCCCGCCGCGCAGGCAGGTCTCGATGATCTCCCGGCCCAGCGGGTCCAGTCCCGGCGTGAGGAACTGGCTGAGCTCCTCGGCGAAGAACTCCTGCAGGATCCGTGCACCCGTGTCGTACGCCTCGACGCCGACCTGCGACTGGTCCTCGGGCTGCAGCAGCGTCGGCCGGATCTGCTGGCCGTCCAGCTTGACCTCGATCGGCCGGTACCCGAACAGCGAGCACCGGGCCGGGGTGAGCTGGTCGCGCAGGAACCGGCCGCCGGATCGGCGGGCCAGGTACTCGCGCGTCAGCCACTCGGCGGCGAACCCGACCTTGTACGCCCCGATGTGCTGGTTCGGGGTGAGCACGTACCGGGTCTGGTCGCAGGACAGGATCTGGTCGAGCAGCAGGTTGGCCGCGCCGACCTTGGTGCCGGTCGAGAACGGCCAGTACGAGCCGACGCCCTCGGCGACCAGGCCGTGGTGCGCGAGCTTCTTCAGCGCCTCCGGGGACTCGCCGATCGACGGGTTCTTGTCCCCGCGCGGGGCGATCAGGCGCCAGATCCACGCCAGCGCCGGCGGGACCATGTGCATCATCCCCATGATCCCGTACGTCGGCTTCTCGCGGGTGCACAGCGGCATCCGCACGCCGAACGTGCGGACGTCGACCTCCTGCGGCTCGCTGACCACGTTCGGCAGCGAGGTGCGGGGGATGACCACGCGCGGGTTCGGGCACCGCTTCCCGGTGGAGTCGAGGGTGTGCTCCCACGGCAGCGCGGTCGCGTCGGGCACGCCGTCGATCGACAGGAAGACCAGCGGCTCCTCGGGGTGGATGACCGCGCGCTCGAACGTCGGGTCCTCGCCGTACGAGGTCATGTTGTCCACCCGCACGAACCAGCCGGCCTCGGCGTCGGCGACGGTCAGCCGGCCGTTGCCGCGCTGCAGGGTGGTGTGGCACAGGGTCATGTCGTCGGTCACCGGCGCGAGCGCGGACGTCTCGCCGAGGGTGATGTAGTACGGCGAGTCGCGCACCACGTTGTGGCCCACCAGGATGCGGCCGTCGTGCTCGCGGCGGATCTCCTGGCACATCTCGGACTTGCCGCCGCCGGACGCGCCCTCGTGCATGATCACGGTGACGTTCTCGTACGGCGTGGTGACCCGGACCGACGAGGCGTGCGCCGTGATCCAGCCCTCGTGCTCGCCGATGTCCAGCAGCGCGGAGAACACGCCCTTCTTGGCGCTCGGGCCGGGGTACAGGTTGTACGCCCAGACCTCGTGCAGCGACTCCGAGCGGTTGTGCACGACGACCTGCCGGCCGCCGAAGTGGGTGTGCCGGAACGGCGGCGCGACGTAGAGGATCGACCACGGCGTGTGCTCGCCGAGCTCGTCGAACGTCACCCAGCCCTGCAGGTCCACCAGCGTGAGGGCGAAGAACGCGGCGTTCGCCGGGCAGATCGCCAGCGACGGGTAGCCGAACGACGGCCCGCCGGCCTTGAACGGGACGACGACGAGGTCCTGGCCGGACAGCCAGTCGAGGGTCTCCTGCCGGGTCGGGGCGAACTCCGCGCCGAACACGTCGCGGTAGCGCGGCTTGTCGGTCGGCAGGTCGTCGGCGATCCGCATGCAGTCCGGGTCCCGGCGCCGCATG contains:
- a CDS encoding sensor domain-containing diguanylate cyclase, translated to MSAPSPAPRDLPVARRSGDPTLGLIRRVLLVCLAGGALAVVAVLVVRWEDPLLRGVSPLLLVVLLLFGWVVLRRPRATVPVSRVVLTGLDLLWLATMASRLVTEAGGGWDALFPTTFMGLALFVVIGYLVYPTRFAVLHAGLLVLAVLGVGLVALAAGPDDGERGAHAVDLGRYAVYLAVLAAMVWVLSRTKEHATRAFLVAEHASAEAASMREMAYRDALTGAANRRRLEDELAYQARVVGSGLDVALVYLDLDRFKLVNDTLGHAVGDRVLVTVARALEQQVRSGDLVARLGGEEFVVVAPGMALADAREMAERLRTALPRAVSRAVDVHVTASLGVTALHADEEPARAIERVDALMYRAKRGGRDRVEVGDADDADAATDPADVQPASRSRGQDGGSSTPGAPAARDEEGAAWPT
- a CDS encoding M50 family metallopeptidase, which produces MAYVIGVLVLVVGILVSIALHEVGHMVPAKRFGVRVSQYMVGFGPTLWSRTRGETEYGVKAVPLGGYVRLIGMYPTPEAVGNPPVRGFFSRMAADAREASAEEIRPGEDHRAFYRLSTPKKLVVMLGGPVMNLLIAVVLLAVVLVGFGTQGASTTLASVSQCVLPADSTATECSADDPAAPGAAAGLLPGDTVVSYDGVAVESWDQLSGMIRGTGEEAVPVVVERDGERVTLSVTPVVADRPVVGDDGQVVLDDDGEPVTASVGFLGVSPATELQRQPVSEVATLTADAVWQTGKAVVTLPANLVGIAESAFGGAERDATGVLGPVGIARLAGEVASSDAPGVGVTERVSAMLSLLASLNIALFVFNLIPLVPLDGGHVAAALWEGAKRTVARVRDLPRPRPADAARLQPVALAVFVLLGGMGLLLAYADIVSPATLG
- the ispG gene encoding flavodoxin-dependent (E)-4-hydroxy-3-methylbut-2-enyl-diphosphate synthase, with the protein product MPEAPAPVLAPRRPTRKIRVGKVEVGGDAPISVQSMTTTLTADVNATLQQIAELTAAGCDIVRVAVPSQDDADALPAIARKSQIPVVADIHFQPRYVFAAIDAGCAAVRVNPGNIRKFDDQVRQIARAAQDAGVSLRIGVNAGSLDPRLLQKYGKATPEALVESAVWEASLFEEHDFHDFKISVKHNDPVVMVRAYELLSEAGDWPLHLGVTEAGPAFQGTIKSATAFGALLSKGIGDTIRVSLSAPPVEEVKVGTQILQALNLRPRKLEIVSCPSCGRAQVDVYTLAERVTAGLEGLEVPLRVAVMGCVVNGPGEAREADLGVASGNGKGQIFVRGQVVRTVPESAIVETLIDEALRIADGMDPVAGGGPVVTVG
- a CDS encoding DUF4081 domain-containing GNAT family N-acetyltransferase, encoding MHGAREDVAAGSPVAGPGTARVLGDLDLPDALAVCAQDPVAAVLATTRLEQADRHGLRRVGGQVWGYEVGGRLAAVCWAGANVVPVVPDPAVRPAALDSFAAFGRAQGRRCSSIVGDADAVLGLWDRLAPSWGPVREVRGDQPSMVIDHPPVLAPDPLVRRSAPDEYGIVLPACIRMFTEEVGYSPVVGTGGAYEARVRSLIRDGRSYVRVEQVAGSPQVVFKAELGAVAGGVAQVQGVWVDPGRRGERLSEGGMAAVVALTRRDVAPTVSLYANHYNERALAAYRAVGFRQVGTYATVLF
- a CDS encoding DUF4914 family protein, which gives rise to MTLDTFADVRQQLADVTLPPEVRACLEACENVVVPASRAELYRLALGPDGGPTFAVEYDVDGSPYREADIARCRNGIAVNYPEDYMRRRDPDCMRIADDLPTDKPRYRDVFGAEFAPTRQETLDWLSGQDLVVVPFKAGGPSFGYPSLAICPANAAFFALTLVDLQGWVTFDELGEHTPWSILYVAPPFRHTHFGGRQVVVHNRSESLHEVWAYNLYPGPSAKKGVFSALLDIGEHEGWITAHASSVRVTTPYENVTVIMHEGASGGGKSEMCQEIRREHDGRILVGHNVVRDSPYYITLGETSALAPVTDDMTLCHTTLQRGNGRLTVADAEAGWFVRVDNMTSYGEDPTFERAVIHPEEPLVFLSIDGVPDATALPWEHTLDSTGKRCPNPRVVIPRTSLPNVVSEPQEVDVRTFGVRMPLCTREKPTYGIMGMMHMVPPALAWIWRLIAPRGDKNPSIGESPEALKKLAHHGLVAEGVGSYWPFSTGTKVGAANLLLDQILSCDQTRYVLTPNQHIGAYKVGFAAEWLTREYLARRSGGRFLRDQLTPARCSLFGYRPIEVKLDGQQIRPTLLQPEDQSQVGVEAYDTGARILQEFFAEELSQFLTPGLDPLGREIIETCLRGGTVRDYEEITPMFL